A segment of the Clupea harengus unplaced genomic scaffold, Ch_v2.0.2, whole genome shotgun sequence genome:
tcttacacacgcactcacacacacacacacacacacacacacaattcttctctttccctccctcattctttctttcactcctctcctctccatccctgtaGAAGAGAAGGGTGAGCCATGTGAGCAGGAGGATCCTGACTCTGAGGAGAAACTAAGAGgtgccccctcttcctcctcctcctcctcctcgtctcagCCCCAGAGAGTGGCCCTGTTCCCAGGCATGGACCCCTCTGCCCTCAAGGTGAGGCACCACAGCTGGGcatattcactcattcattcactgtctAATTAATCTAATTACCTATACAGCTAGTTAATTATTCATTAACTCATATCAACTAATGAATCTCCTTTTATTTTACTGTGATTTTATTGGCATCCAGTCACTTAATCACTCAGCAGtgtattcactcattcactcattatcCAGTTAATCTACTTTCTTATCTGTCCAATTGCTGTGTACTTTTTCATTAAtccacatattcattcattcatcatttatTGAATGTGCTCACTTATTAACATCCATGTGCTTAATCAATCATGTATCTATGTATTCAGTTAATTTACGAATAACACGTCCTTCTAATTATTCagtgagtcgtgtgtgtgtgtgtgtgtgtgtgtgtgtgtgtgtgtgtgtgtgtgtgtgtgcgcgtgagtgtgatGGGGATCAGAGATGGTTCCGATGATGATGCTTTCTTCTGTGTTCTAAGGCCCAACTGAAGAAGAGAAGTGACTCTGATAGCCCACCAGAGGGCACTGttgctccctctccatctcagctctctctctccccaaagtCACCCTTCCTGCTCGAGTGCTGCCCC
Coding sequences within it:
- the LOC122129246 gene encoding uncharacterized protein KIAA1671 homolog, with translation MSLLDSSAMRLRVQLGKKRNRRAPPSRVASHSALLSVLPENQYKDSTEEKGEPCEQEDPDSEEKLRGAPSSSSSSSSSQPQRVALFPGMDPSALKAQLKKRSDSDSPPEGTVAPSPSQLSLSPKSPFLLECCPHPLQAKRMASDLKQYESATTS